The nucleotide sequence CCGCCGATGTCCTCGCCGTCGAACTGGATCAGGCCGGAGGTCTGGTCCAGCAGCCGCATCACCATCATCGACGTGGTCGATTTGCCGCAGCCGGATTCGCCGACCAGGCCGACGCTCTCGCCATGGCCGATCGAAAAGCTGATGCCGTCGACGGCGCGGAACACATCGGGCTCCACGGGGGGCTTGCGGCCGAACAGCTTTCCGAGCGTGGCCGTGGCGCCCTGGCGGGGGTATTCCTTGACGAGCTTTTCGATGCGGAGAAGGGGTTTCTGGCTCTCCGTGTTTGCGGCGGCGGCGGGACCGGATTCTACGCTCGCGGCGGCGAGTGCAGCGCCTTCCTCCTCCGGCAATAGATCGCGCAAGCTCACACCAAGCCGCGGCGTCGCGCGCATCAGCTTCTTGGTGTAGGGGTGCTGCGGGTTGGCAAAAATGTCGGCGGCTTTCGCGGTCTCGACCACGCGGCCCTTTTCCATCACGACGACGCGGTCGCAATAGGCGGCCGCCAAGCCGAGGTCGTGCGTGATCAGGATGGTCGACATCGCCTTGCGCTTGGTCAATTCGACGATCAGGTCCATCACCGCCTTCTGCGTGGTGACGTCGAGACCCGTGGTCGGCTCGTCCGCGATCAGGAGCTGCGGATTGCAGGCGAGCGCGAGCGCGATGACGACGCGCTGGCACATGCCGCCTGACAACTCGAATGGATAGGCGTGGTAGCGCTCGCGCGGGCGGGCGATCTTGACCTGCTCCAGCGCCTCGATCGCCTTCTCGCCGCGGTCAGTGACCTGCGCTTGCTGCACATGGGTGCGCAGCACGTCCTCGATCTGGTCGCCGACCTTGCGGATCGGGTTCAGCGCGGCGCGCGGGTTCTGGAAGATCATCGAGACTTCGCGGCCGCGCAGGTCGCGCATCTGGTCTTCGGTCGCGGCCTTGACGTCGATGCCGGAGAA is from Bradyrhizobium xenonodulans and encodes:
- a CDS encoding dipeptide ABC transporter ATP-binding protein, with protein sequence MTAQPLLDVQDLTVEFTTRRGIVKAVQHVDISVAKGETLAIVGESGSGKSVTSYAVMRILDRAGRIAEGSVMFSGIDVKAATEDQMRDLRGREVSMIFQNPRAALNPIRKVGDQIEDVLRTHVQQAQVTDRGEKAIEALEQVKIARPRERYHAYPFELSGGMCQRVVIALALACNPQLLIADEPTTGLDVTTQKAVMDLIVELTKRKAMSTILITHDLGLAAAYCDRVVVMEKGRVVETAKAADIFANPQHPYTKKLMRATPRLGVSLRDLLPEEEGAALAAASVESGPAAAANTESQKPLLRIEKLVKEYPRQGATATLGKLFGRKPPVEPDVFRAVDGISFSIGHGESVGLVGESGCGKSTTSMMVMRLLDQTSGLIQFDGEDIGGIAPASFARLPQRSRIQMVFQDPTDSLNPRFTAARAIADPIMQLGDIRGRDALRARCEELATMVGLPHNLLDRFPHQLSGGQKARVGIARAIALHPKLVILDEPTAALDVSVQAVVLNLLQDLKATLGMSYLFVSHDLNVVRLLCDRVIVMRTGRIVEEGSSEQVLSDPQDDYTKELLTAIPHPPLPVH